A segment of the Chryseobacterium scophthalmum genome:
ATAATAAAAGCGATAATTCTGGAAACGTTATCCATTTGCCAAACATCATATAGGTATAATTTGAGAATGGTAATACCAAGTAGGCTAAAACCAATTTTGTTAAGTTCAGGAATGTTCTTTTTCAAACCTGCAAAAATAAATCCACAAAATAAAACTGCCCAGATAATAGGAAGATACAGAATGCTGAAATGCTCCTGCAATTGAAAAACATTTTTATAAGTGGTGTTATTCGAAAAAATATAAACTCGGTAAAGTTCAAAACTTACAGAAAGAATAAAGACAAATGAAATAAGTAAATAACCGGCTTTCTGCTTTAAAAACTGTGATGGTGGAATCAGTTTTATAATTAAATATAGAAGTGGCGCCAAATAAATCAAATGAATCCAATAGAAACTTAGTCCTATTTCCTTTGTTATTACTGCGTGTACAATTTGTGAATTGGTAATATGTGCAATAAATAAAAACAACAAAACATAAATCAACAGATTTTCTAAGTCTTCAGAAATGCTTAATCTTTTCTTTAATATTAATAATAAAATTGTGAAAACAATACTGTACAAAAGGCAGTAAGTAAGAATAATAACGATATTTAGTGACGAAAGCTGATAAATCAATTCAAATAAAATGGAAAAGTAAATCACGCCAAAACATAAAACTTTAAAAGCATTTTCAAAAAACTCGACATCACTTTTTTCTTTGGATTCTTTCTTCAGTAAAATTAAATTGAAAAAACAACTTGCAATAACGACTAAACTCGTCAGAAAAACAGGATTGAAAATGAGAGTTAAATGTTTTTCATTATTTATATATTCAGTCCAGGTCATCATTTGAGATAAAATAACCAACGGAAAAAGCAGATAGAAAAATATTTTGAAAATACTGTGACTGGTTTTTTTCCATATATATAATAAAAGCGAAGCTTCAATCGCCCAAACACTCGTGATGAGGTGGGTTTTAAATTGTAATGCAACAGCCAAAGTCAAAAGACTGATTCCAATTCCGGCAAAAACAGAATAATTCCTTTCAAACTTTTTGTTCTGATATTCTCTGAATGCGAAAAAGATATTGATAAACGCAAAGCTGAGCGGGAAGATACTTAAAGGTTCATATTTTAAAATAGAAAAGATATAAACCAATCCGATGATGCTTGAGAAATTAATCAGAACCAACATTAAAATATCAAGCTTAGAAAGCAAATTTGTTTTTAAATAATTTTGAAGTGCAAAAGCGTAAAATATAATATACGTTACAATATAAAAGATGATACTTGTAAGATCAGTTTTCTCAATAGTCCAGAAATAAAGATAGATCGCCGTAAAAATAAATGCAATCCAGCCTACACTTTTCCAGTTTTTCAAATAAACGGTAATCAGCATTCCGATATTTAAAAGAGATAAATAAGTGAAAAGGAAAATACAATTGCTTTGTCCGGTACTGATCATTAACGGCGCAAGAAATCCTCCAAACAATGAAAAAATAATCAGCGTCTCACTATTATAGCGATAAGAAAGGAAAATTGAAAGCAGAGTAATCGCACAAGTAATTACAAATGCCGTATTCTGTGTAAACAAATGATACTCTCTGAATGCGATGGTTGTCGTAAAATAAAGCACAGCAATTCCGCCACCCATAATGATAGACGAGAAAATAGTATAATTTTTCCTGATAAAATGAGCAATGATGATAAGAATAAATCCTGCCAAGAAACCAATTCCCATTCTTGCGCTTTCACCAATCCAGTTTTTATCGATGGCATATTTTACAAAATAACCGATTCCTAAAACCAAAGTAAATATACCAATGATTGTAAGAACATTTTGCTTAATAAAATCAAAAAGCGGAGTCAGCCAGTCTTTTTCCGGTTCTGAATCTTCTTCAATGATTTCTGATTTTACAGTTTGCCCAACCTCGATTCTTTCATTAGACAAGGTTTGAAGTTTAATGGTTTCTGTAGAACTCTGTTCTTGTTTTTCAATATTGGCTTTATCTTTTGATAAATCAGAAATTTTCTGTTCCAGAATTTGAATCTTTCTGTTCAGGTTTTGATAAACTAAAACAATCAGTAGAATTAATATCGTAATTAGTGCGTAAATCATTCATTTGATTTACTACCAAATATAGTGATTTGAAAGTTTAACCGTTAAAAAATCTTAAAACAGATTTAATCATTTTCTTCTTTCCAGTTTTCTTCAATTAATTTCATTAAAAAATCCGGACATTTAATTACTTTTTGCGTTTCTGAATTTAAAAAAAATAGAGTAGTGGAAGCTTCGGTGATTTTAATTCCTTCTTCGTTATAAATTTCATATTCAAATTCAATTCTTACTCCCGGAATTTTTTTCATAAAAGTGTGAATTTCTAATTTTTGATCGTATAGTGCTGGTTTTAAATACTTAATTTTATAAT
Coding sequences within it:
- a CDS encoding DUF2339 domain-containing protein; the encoded protein is MIYALITILILLIVLVYQNLNRKIQILEQKISDLSKDKANIEKQEQSSTETIKLQTLSNERIEVGQTVKSEIIEEDSEPEKDWLTPLFDFIKQNVLTIIGIFTLVLGIGYFVKYAIDKNWIGESARMGIGFLAGFILIIIAHFIRKNYTIFSSIIMGGGIAVLYFTTTIAFREYHLFTQNTAFVITCAITLLSIFLSYRYNSETLIIFSLFGGFLAPLMISTGQSNCIFLFTYLSLLNIGMLITVYLKNWKSVGWIAFIFTAIYLYFWTIEKTDLTSIIFYIVTYIIFYAFALQNYLKTNLLSKLDILMLVLINFSSIIGLVYIFSILKYEPLSIFPLSFAFINIFFAFREYQNKKFERNYSVFAGIGISLLTLAVALQFKTHLITSVWAIEASLLLYIWKKTSHSIFKIFFYLLFPLVILSQMMTWTEYINNEKHLTLIFNPVFLTSLVVIASCFFNLILLKKESKEKSDVEFFENAFKVLCFGVIYFSILFELIYQLSSLNIVIILTYCLLYSIVFTILLLILKKRLSISEDLENLLIYVLLFLFIAHITNSQIVHAVITKEIGLSFYWIHLIYLAPLLYLIIKLIPPSQFLKQKAGYLLISFVFILSVSFELYRVYIFSNNTTYKNVFQLQEHFSILYLPIIWAVLFCGFIFAGLKKNIPELNKIGFSLLGITILKLYLYDVWQMDNVSRIIAFIILGIILLLSSFMFQKFKNVLKNLVEKNENSANEDI
- a CDS encoding acyl-CoA thioesterase, with translation MIHSKHSLRVRYAETDPMKYVYYGNYATYFELGRVELFRSIGISYDEIEKQGIWLPVSDYKIKYLKPALYDQKLEIHTFMKKIPGVRIEFEYEIYNEEGIKITEASTTLFFLNSETQKVIKCPDFLMKLIEENWKEEND